In Scatophagus argus isolate fScaArg1 chromosome 5, fScaArg1.pri, whole genome shotgun sequence, a genomic segment contains:
- the pld3 gene encoding 5'-3' exonuclease PLD3 isoform X2: protein MKTDVTYNQLVDVERRRRESDRKAQEYSRWMIALASVATVLLAAMAIYNLLTPRVSSSHPAQNTILARTESCSDPCRIVLVESIPEGLEFNSSVTHPSIFQAWLNLMAEARSSIDIASFYWTLTNKDTGTHEPTANQGETVLKTLAELSGKLSVRIAVNTPQESQPQGDLKLLNDSGADIRTVNMRELTSGVLHTKFWVVDKKHIYIGSANMDWRSLTQVKELGTVVYNCSCLAADLSKIFEAYWFVGESQSVPSPWPTRFSTLYNKDTPLQLPLNNTPSSVYMSSSPPSFCAAGRTPDLQSILSVMDDAQSFIYIAVMNYLPTMEFSHPKRYWADIDTQLRRVAYERRVKVRLLISCWASTQPVMFPFLKSLASVYDPKSKLDIQVRLFVVPANPEQKEIPFARVNHNKYMVTDKVAYIGTSNWSGDYFVSTAGSALVVKQTASQSSEPTVQSQLKEVFERDWNSDYSSPLTESTNLKDLCSF from the exons ATGAAGACGGACGTCACTTACAACCAG CTGGTGGAcgtggagaggaggagacgagAGTCCGACAGGAAAGCACAAGAG TATTCCAGGTGGATGATCGCTTTGGCCTCCGTGGCCACTGTGCTGCTGGCCGCCATGGCCATCTACAACCTCCTGACGCCGAGGGTTTCCTCCTCCCATCCTGCCCAGAACACCATCCTGGCCCGGACCGAGTCCTGCTCAGACCCCTGCAG GATCGTTCTGGTGGAGAGCATCCCCGAAGGGCTGGAGTTTAACTCCAGCGTCACTCACCCCTCCATCTTCCAGGCTTGGCTCAACCTGATGGCCGAGGCTCGCAGCAGCATCGACATCGCGTCTTTCTACTGGACGCTCACTAACAAAGACACGGGCACGCACGAGCCGACGGCCAATCAG GGCGAGACCGTCCTGAAGACACTGGCTGAGCTGTCAGGGAAGTTATCTGTTCGCATCGCAGTCAACACACCACAGGAGAGCCAACCACAAGGCGACCTCAAGCTGCTCAACGACTCAG gagctGATATCAGGACAGTCAACATGAGGGAGCTCACCTCAGGCGTCCTCCACACAAAGTTCTGGGTTGTAGACAAGAAGCACATTTACATTGGCAGTGCCAACATGGACTGGAGGTCCctcacacag GTGAAGGAGTTGGGCACGGTGGTGTACAACTGCAGCTGCTTGGCTGCAGACCTGAGTAAGATCTTTGAAGCCTATTGGTTCGTGGGCGAGAGTCAGTCAGTCCCATCACCTTGGCCCACCAGATTCTCCACCCTCTACAACAAGGACACGCCCCTCCAGCTGCCACTCAACAACACGCCGTCCAGTGTCTACATGTCG AGTTCCCCGCCGTCCTTTTGTGCAGCCGGACGGACTCCAGACCTTCAGTCCATCCTCAGTGTGATGGACGACGCCCAGAGCTTCATCTACATCGCAGTCATGAACTACCTGCCCACCATGGAGTTCTCACATCCCAAAAG GTACTGGGCAGACATCGACACCCAGCTGAGGCGTGTGGCGTACGAGAGGCGGGTCAAAGTGCGCCTGCTGATCAGCTGCTGGGCCAGCACCCAGCCGGTCATGTTTCCCTTCCTCAAGTCTCTGGCCTCTGTTTACGACCCCAAGAGCAAACTGGACATCCAGGTG AGGCTGTTTGTGGTTCCTGCCAACCCCGAGCAGAAGGAGATTCCCTTTGCTAGGGTTAACCACAACAAGTACATGGTTACTGACAAGGTAGCCTACATAG GTACTTCTAACTGGTCAGGTGACTACTTTGTGAGCACAGCTGGCTCAGCATTGGTTGTCAAGCAGACGGCATCACAGTCCTCAGAGCCAACCGTCCAATCACAGCTGAAGGAAGTGTTCGAGAGGGACTGGAACTCCGACTACAGCAGTCCTCTGACCGAGTCCACAAACCTCAAAGACTTGTGTTCGTTTTAA
- the pld3 gene encoding 5'-3' exonuclease PLD3 isoform X1: MKTDVTYNQRWQLVDVERRRRESDRKAQEYSRWMIALASVATVLLAAMAIYNLLTPRVSSSHPAQNTILARTESCSDPCRIVLVESIPEGLEFNSSVTHPSIFQAWLNLMAEARSSIDIASFYWTLTNKDTGTHEPTANQGETVLKTLAELSGKLSVRIAVNTPQESQPQGDLKLLNDSGADIRTVNMRELTSGVLHTKFWVVDKKHIYIGSANMDWRSLTQVKELGTVVYNCSCLAADLSKIFEAYWFVGESQSVPSPWPTRFSTLYNKDTPLQLPLNNTPSSVYMSSSPPSFCAAGRTPDLQSILSVMDDAQSFIYIAVMNYLPTMEFSHPKRYWADIDTQLRRVAYERRVKVRLLISCWASTQPVMFPFLKSLASVYDPKSKLDIQVRLFVVPANPEQKEIPFARVNHNKYMVTDKVAYIGTSNWSGDYFVSTAGSALVVKQTASQSSEPTVQSQLKEVFERDWNSDYSSPLTESTNLKDLCSF, translated from the exons ATGAAGACGGACGTCACTTACAACCAG CGCTGGCAGCTGGTGGAcgtggagaggaggagacgagAGTCCGACAGGAAAGCACAAGAG TATTCCAGGTGGATGATCGCTTTGGCCTCCGTGGCCACTGTGCTGCTGGCCGCCATGGCCATCTACAACCTCCTGACGCCGAGGGTTTCCTCCTCCCATCCTGCCCAGAACACCATCCTGGCCCGGACCGAGTCCTGCTCAGACCCCTGCAG GATCGTTCTGGTGGAGAGCATCCCCGAAGGGCTGGAGTTTAACTCCAGCGTCACTCACCCCTCCATCTTCCAGGCTTGGCTCAACCTGATGGCCGAGGCTCGCAGCAGCATCGACATCGCGTCTTTCTACTGGACGCTCACTAACAAAGACACGGGCACGCACGAGCCGACGGCCAATCAG GGCGAGACCGTCCTGAAGACACTGGCTGAGCTGTCAGGGAAGTTATCTGTTCGCATCGCAGTCAACACACCACAGGAGAGCCAACCACAAGGCGACCTCAAGCTGCTCAACGACTCAG gagctGATATCAGGACAGTCAACATGAGGGAGCTCACCTCAGGCGTCCTCCACACAAAGTTCTGGGTTGTAGACAAGAAGCACATTTACATTGGCAGTGCCAACATGGACTGGAGGTCCctcacacag GTGAAGGAGTTGGGCACGGTGGTGTACAACTGCAGCTGCTTGGCTGCAGACCTGAGTAAGATCTTTGAAGCCTATTGGTTCGTGGGCGAGAGTCAGTCAGTCCCATCACCTTGGCCCACCAGATTCTCCACCCTCTACAACAAGGACACGCCCCTCCAGCTGCCACTCAACAACACGCCGTCCAGTGTCTACATGTCG AGTTCCCCGCCGTCCTTTTGTGCAGCCGGACGGACTCCAGACCTTCAGTCCATCCTCAGTGTGATGGACGACGCCCAGAGCTTCATCTACATCGCAGTCATGAACTACCTGCCCACCATGGAGTTCTCACATCCCAAAAG GTACTGGGCAGACATCGACACCCAGCTGAGGCGTGTGGCGTACGAGAGGCGGGTCAAAGTGCGCCTGCTGATCAGCTGCTGGGCCAGCACCCAGCCGGTCATGTTTCCCTTCCTCAAGTCTCTGGCCTCTGTTTACGACCCCAAGAGCAAACTGGACATCCAGGTG AGGCTGTTTGTGGTTCCTGCCAACCCCGAGCAGAAGGAGATTCCCTTTGCTAGGGTTAACCACAACAAGTACATGGTTACTGACAAGGTAGCCTACATAG GTACTTCTAACTGGTCAGGTGACTACTTTGTGAGCACAGCTGGCTCAGCATTGGTTGTCAAGCAGACGGCATCACAGTCCTCAGAGCCAACCGTCCAATCACAGCTGAAGGAAGTGTTCGAGAGGGACTGGAACTCCGACTACAGCAGTCCTCTGACCGAGTCCACAAACCTCAAAGACTTGTGTTCGTTTTAA